In one window of Opitutus sp. GAS368 DNA:
- a CDS encoding PD40 domain-containing protein translates to MQNTFRFLLGLALVAPLFAQRDIGDIIVDVNSQVMGITVSSSSPELQNLALKAFGAHGRYRTVTSGGAFNLTFTPAGATAVTVTITKGSAGTPVHSETVAGTSLRNALLRAADVAVTKTSGLRGFFAGKLAFVGEATGKTEIYTSDLFFGEAQRWTSDGKQIMSPRWVPGGTKIVFTSYRTSFPDIYVLELDNRRISLLASFKGTNSGGRFSPDGQRVAMVLSGEGNPEIYVGNAQGRQIRRLTNNQAVEASPVWSPDGSRLIFTSDIIATGRPQLQVMSASGGPMTRLVTGFNYCAEPDWSMANPNKIAFTAAQGRGFQVAVYDLASGKGAIVSKAPADAIEPVWMADGRHVICTFRAANTRSLYLLDTESGKATRLSPTSLGNASGAAYLAP, encoded by the coding sequence ATGCAGAACACCTTTCGTTTCCTCCTTGGACTCGCGTTGGTCGCGCCCCTTTTCGCCCAGCGCGACATCGGTGATATTATCGTTGATGTTAACTCGCAGGTCATGGGTATCACGGTCTCCTCCTCATCACCCGAGCTGCAGAACCTGGCCCTGAAGGCCTTTGGCGCCCATGGCCGCTATCGCACGGTCACCAGCGGCGGCGCCTTCAACCTCACCTTCACCCCGGCGGGCGCGACCGCGGTCACGGTCACCATCACCAAGGGCAGCGCGGGCACGCCGGTGCACAGCGAGACCGTTGCGGGCACGAGCCTGCGCAACGCCCTGCTCCGCGCCGCCGATGTCGCGGTCACCAAGACCAGCGGGTTGCGCGGTTTCTTCGCGGGCAAGCTGGCCTTCGTCGGCGAGGCGACCGGCAAGACGGAAATCTACACCTCGGACCTTTTCTTCGGCGAGGCCCAGCGCTGGACCTCCGATGGCAAGCAGATCATGAGCCCGCGCTGGGTGCCGGGCGGCACGAAGATCGTCTTCACCAGCTATCGCACCAGCTTTCCTGACATCTATGTGCTGGAGCTGGACAACCGCCGCATTTCCCTGCTCGCGAGCTTCAAGGGCACCAACAGCGGCGGCCGCTTCAGTCCCGATGGCCAGCGCGTCGCCATGGTGCTTTCCGGCGAGGGCAACCCCGAGATCTACGTCGGCAACGCGCAGGGCCGGCAGATCCGGCGCCTCACGAACAACCAGGCGGTCGAGGCGTCCCCCGTGTGGTCGCCGGACGGCTCGCGCCTGATTTTCACCTCCGATATCATCGCCACGGGGCGGCCCCAGCTGCAGGTCATGTCCGCGAGCGGCGGGCCGATGACCCGCCTGGTGACCGGGTTCAACTATTGCGCCGAGCCGGACTGGAGCATGGCCAACCCGAACAAGATCGCCTTCACCGCGGCCCAGGGTCGCGGCTTCCAGGTTGCCGTCTACGACCTGGCGAGCGGGAAAGGGGCGATCGTTTCGAAGGCGCCCGCCGATGCCATCGAGCCGGTCTGGATGGCTGACGGCCGCCATGTCATCTGCACGTTCCGCGCCGCCAACACCCGCAGCCTCTACCTGCTCGACACCGAGTCCGGCAAGGCCACGCGGCTCAGCCCGACTTCGCTCGGCAACGCCTCCGGCGCCGCCTACCTGGCGCCGTGA
- a CDS encoding Mrp/NBP35 family ATP-binding protein, producing the protein MTTDTIKEALKQVKYPGFSRDIVSFGLVRSATFADGTAKVAVAITTSDPKVPTMLKAEIEKCLRALPGVKDVIIELAVSAAKAPPQPGQSTPGGGTAPTGLKHSVAIASGKGGVGKSTFAVNLACALAQLLEKRGRPGRVGLMDCDIYGPSVPLMMGLQGRPAIDGESLVPLERYGVKVMSMGFLVDDNTPVVWRGPMIMKTIQQFVQNVKWGELDILLVDLPPGTGDAQLSLVQTLPLDGAILVTTPQTAATNIARKGGLMFQKVNVPLLGVAENMSWFEDANGNRQSLFGEGGGAITAELLGTGLLGQVPLFPEIRAGGDTGHPVTVNNPDGKPAQVFRAIAAGLLTKLKI; encoded by the coding sequence GTGACCACCGACACCATCAAGGAAGCCCTCAAGCAGGTAAAGTATCCCGGATTCAGCCGGGATATCGTCTCTTTCGGGCTCGTGCGCTCGGCGACGTTCGCCGACGGCACGGCCAAGGTCGCGGTGGCCATCACTACCTCGGACCCCAAGGTGCCGACGATGCTCAAGGCTGAGATCGAAAAGTGCCTGCGCGCACTGCCCGGCGTAAAGGACGTGATCATCGAGCTCGCGGTCTCGGCCGCCAAGGCCCCGCCGCAGCCCGGCCAGAGCACCCCGGGCGGCGGCACCGCCCCCACCGGCCTCAAGCACTCCGTCGCCATCGCCTCGGGCAAGGGCGGCGTCGGCAAGTCCACCTTTGCGGTCAACCTCGCCTGCGCCCTCGCTCAACTCCTCGAGAAGCGCGGCCGCCCCGGACGCGTCGGCTTGATGGATTGCGACATCTACGGGCCCTCCGTGCCCCTCATGATGGGCCTGCAAGGCCGCCCGGCCATCGACGGCGAGTCGCTGGTGCCGCTGGAGCGCTACGGCGTGAAGGTCATGTCCATGGGCTTCCTCGTGGACGACAACACGCCGGTCGTCTGGCGCGGCCCGATGATCATGAAGACCATCCAGCAATTCGTTCAAAACGTGAAGTGGGGCGAGCTGGACATTTTGCTGGTTGATTTGCCGCCCGGCACGGGCGACGCACAGCTTTCGCTGGTCCAGACGCTCCCGCTCGACGGCGCCATCCTGGTGACGACGCCCCAGACGGCCGCGACCAACATCGCGCGCAAGGGCGGCCTGATGTTCCAGAAGGTCAATGTCCCGCTCCTCGGCGTGGCCGAGAACATGAGCTGGTTCGAGGATGCCAACGGCAACCGGCAGTCTCTCTTCGGCGAGGGCGGTGGCGCCATCACGGCGGAGCTGCTTGGCACGGGCCTCCTCGGCCAGGTGCCGCTCTTCCCCGAGATCCGGGCCGGCGGCGACACCGGGCATCCGGTTACGGTCAATAACCCCGACGGCAAGCCGGCGCAGGTTTTCCGCGCGATCGCCGCCGGCCTGCTCACGAAGCTGAAGATCTGA